One window of the Microbispora sp. ZYX-F-249 genome contains the following:
- the sigM gene encoding RNA polymerase sigma factor SigM, with amino-acid sequence MSDADLLTRHLGGDPHAFSEIVRRHRDRMWAVALRTLGDPDEAADAVQDAFVSAYRKADSFRGEAAVTTWLHRIVVNACLDRMRRKSVRPVADDELIEAAERDAPATDHAGEREVSLEVTAALKLLPPDQRAALVLVDMMGYAVDDAAAVLGVPPGTVKSRCARGRAKLAPILSHLRNRSDLTRVSSGKGAELRDG; translated from the coding sequence ATGTCCGATGCCGATCTGCTGACCCGCCACCTCGGCGGTGACCCTCACGCGTTCAGCGAGATCGTCAGGCGGCACCGCGACCGGATGTGGGCGGTCGCCCTGCGTACGCTCGGCGATCCCGACGAGGCGGCCGACGCGGTTCAGGACGCTTTCGTCTCGGCCTACCGCAAGGCGGACAGCTTCCGCGGCGAGGCGGCGGTCACGACGTGGCTCCACCGCATCGTGGTCAACGCCTGTCTCGACCGCATGCGCCGCAAGTCGGTGCGCCCGGTCGCCGACGACGAGCTCATCGAGGCCGCGGAGCGCGACGCCCCGGCCACCGACCACGCGGGCGAGCGCGAGGTGTCCCTGGAGGTCACGGCGGCGCTCAAGCTGCTGCCGCCCGACCAGAGGGCGGCTCTCGTGCTGGTCGACATGATGGGGTACGCGGTGGACGACGCGGCGGCGGTGCTGGGGGTCCCTCCGGGCACCGTGAAGAGCCGCTGTGCGCGGGGCCGCGCGAAACTCGCCCCGATTCTTTCGCATCTACGGAACCGATCCGACCTCACTCGCGTCTCATCCGGGAAGGGAGCAGAACTTCGTGACGGGTGA
- a CDS encoding anti-sigma factor family protein has product MTGDTHYDLEVLAELAEGLLDDMTARRVREHLAVCDPCGESLADLAAVREVLAAVPVPAMPLGVAKRIDRALAAEAPDWDRIMRDAPWDSAPLESVPWETVEPLVESTVADSAEPEREPAPVAPLGVVADDGTIRPARRRSGTRTAGGKASRRRAWAMPAVAAAAAAVVIGSGGLATGLLSFGDSPAQQVVSQGEPGQSPAKVQALTYSTYASGHNYTSRELRGPLLGYFGVAPGSGTNDDEDLDTCVKRFSNELDRTPIGVDKALYNGNEATIMAFWEDKSMNAVRVVVVDSGCRKLRPEGLASWK; this is encoded by the coding sequence GTGACGGGTGACACGCACTACGACCTGGAGGTTCTCGCCGAGCTGGCGGAGGGTCTCCTCGACGACATGACGGCCCGGCGGGTCCGCGAGCATCTCGCGGTCTGCGACCCCTGCGGGGAGAGCCTTGCCGACCTGGCCGCGGTCCGCGAGGTCCTGGCGGCGGTGCCGGTGCCGGCGATGCCTTTGGGCGTCGCCAAGCGCATCGACCGGGCACTGGCCGCCGAGGCTCCGGACTGGGACCGCATCATGCGGGACGCCCCTTGGGACAGCGCTCCACTGGAGAGCGTCCCGTGGGAGACGGTCGAGCCTCTGGTCGAAAGCACGGTGGCCGATTCCGCGGAGCCGGAGCGCGAGCCCGCGCCGGTCGCTCCACTGGGAGTCGTCGCCGACGACGGCACGATCCGGCCGGCCAGGCGCCGCTCCGGGACGCGTACGGCGGGCGGGAAGGCGTCCAGACGGCGCGCTTGGGCCATGCCTGCCGTGGCCGCGGCGGCCGCGGCCGTGGTGATCGGGAGCGGCGGTCTCGCCACCGGGCTGCTCTCGTTCGGCGACTCGCCGGCGCAGCAGGTGGTGAGCCAGGGCGAGCCCGGCCAGAGCCCGGCCAAGGTCCAGGCGCTGACCTACTCGACCTACGCCAGCGGCCACAACTACACAAGCCGGGAGCTGCGCGGGCCGCTGCTGGGGTATTTCGGCGTGGCGCCCGGCTCCGGCACCAACGACGACGAGGACCTCGACACCTGCGTCAAGCGGTTCTCGAACGAGCTCGACCGCACGCCCATCGGCGTCGACAAGGCCCTCTACAACGGCAACGAGGCCACCATCATGGCGTTCTGGGAGGACAAGAGCATGAACGCCGTCCGGGTGGTCGTCGTGGACTCCGGGTGCCGCAAGCTGCGCCCCGAGGGTCTGGCCTCCTGGAAGTGA